From Phragmites australis chromosome 5, lpPhrAust1.1, whole genome shotgun sequence, a single genomic window includes:
- the LOC133918494 gene encoding probable protein phosphatase 2C 11 isoform X1, with protein MQEFVNIPLARMGVYLSTPKTEKLSENGENDRLKFGLSSMQGWRASMEDAHSALLDLDSDTAFFGVFDGHGGRVVAKFCAKYLHSQVLKSEAYSAGDLGTAVHRAFFRMDEMMRGQRGWRELSALGDKINKFSGMIEGLIWSPRGSDKQQDDWALEEGPHSDFAGPTCGSTACVALIRNSQIVVANAGDSRCVISRGGQAYNLSRDHKPELAAERERILSAGGFIHMGRINGSLNLTRAIGDVEFKQNNFLPPEKQIVTANPDINVVELCDDDDFLVVACDGIWDCMSSQQLVDFIHEHINTDSSLSAVCERVLDRCLAPSTIGGEGCDNMTMILVQFKKPVNRNKKAEVAEQSAGNANGAEIRVAEDNGS; from the exons ATGCAGGAATTCGTGAATATTCCG CTTGCAAGGATGGGAGTTTACCTCAGCACTCCAAAAACCGAGAAGCTCTCTGAAAACGGGGAAAATGATAGACTTAAATTTGGTCTTTCATCTATGCAAGGATGGCGAGCAAGCATGGAAGATGCT CACTCTGCATTGCTAGATCTTGATAGCGATACAGCATTCTTTGGCGTTTTTGATGGCCATGGAG GAAGAGTGGTTGCCAAATTCTGTGCGAAATATCTGCACAGTCAAGTTCTCAAAAGTGAAGCCTATTCAGCTGGTGACCTAGGCACTGCTGTCCATAGAGCTTTCTTCAG AATGGATGAAATGATGCGAGGACAGAGAGGCTGGCGAGAACTATCTGCACTTGGAGATAAGATAAACAAGTTTAGTGGTATGATAGAAGGGTTGATTTGGTCTCCAAGGGGCAGTGATAAACAACAAGATGATTGGGCTTTAGAGGAG GGACCTCACTCTGATTTTGCTGGGCCGACATGTGGGAGTACAGCATGTGTAGCACTAATAAGAAATAGCCAAATTGTTGTGGCAAACGCTGGTGATTCCCGGTGTGTTATTTCAAGGGGTGGGCAG GCATACAATCTATCAAGGGACCACAAACCGGAGCTCGCAGCCGAGAGAGAAAGAATACTAAGTGCGGGGGGTTTCATCCATATGGGACGAATAAATGGAAGTTTAAACTTGACAAGAGCAATTG GAGATGTGGAATTTAAACAGAACAACTTCTTACCCCCTGAGAAGCAAATTGTGACAGCAAATCCTGACATTAACGTT GTGGAGCTTTGCGATGATGACGACTTTCTTGTTGTAGCATGTGATGGCATTTG GGACTGCATGTCAAGCCAACAGTTGGTGGATTTCATCCATGAGCATATAAACACA GATAGCAGTCTGTCTGCCGTGTGCGAAAGAGTGCTTGACAGATGCCTGGCTCCATCAACAATCGGTGGAGAAGGGTGCGATAACATGACCATGATCTTGGTGCAGTTCAAAAAGCCAGTCAACCGGAACAAAAAGGCCGAAGTGGCGGAGCAATCTGCCGGCAACGCAAATGGGGCTGAGATTCG CGTTGCCGAGGATAATGGTTCTTGA
- the LOC133918493 gene encoding protein RRC1-like isoform X2: MEELKFEQEQREKRNQDRDHWRESRHSDSSTPSSRFDELPDEFDPIGRFPGSFDDGDPQTTNLYVGNLSPKVDENFLLRTFGRFGPIASVKIMWPRTEEERRRQRNCGFVAFMNRADGQAAKDEMQGVVVYDYELKIGWGKSVALPSQALPAPPPGHMAIRNKEGGTIILSGPGGPAVASVTPQTSELVLTPNVPDIVVAPPDDGRLRHVIDTMALHVLDGGCAFEQAIMERGRENPLFDFLFDLKSKEHTYYVWRLYSFAQGDTLQRWRTEPYIMITGSGRWVPPALSSNRSPEREKESTFAAGRSRRVEVERTLTDSQRDEFEDMLRSLTLERSQIKEAMGFALDNADAAGEIVEVLTESLTLKETTIPTKVARLMLVSDILHNSSAPVKNASAFRTKFEASLPDVMESFNDLYRSITGRITAEALKERVMKVLQVWADWFLFSDAYLNGLRATFLRLGNSGVVPFHSLCGDAPEIEKKASSEVGSDGFKLNEDGALATGKAAATKELLGLPLAELERRCRHNGLSLCGGKEMMVARLLNLEEAEKERVYEKDVDMKYAQGEPHRTGREDSGVNARSASRFGEGPNGDELDVSRNSMGAGQGRSRESASAELESFPSKKPKYDPVLPASKWSREDDISDDEDRKGGRGLGLSYSSGSDTAGDLGKVDTTEVSTDHASHHPDTIVDEEHRQKLRQIEISVMQYRESLEEQGLRNMDEIERKVASHRRRLQSEYGLSTSTYGANNRRSSERTSLERKERHDEAHDYPRKRRRSQSRSRSPSRKSQERDREHNRNRERSHGNDVGRDRVSEKSASRGRDDHHDRSRGGDKDRRKGR; encoded by the exons atggaggaactcaaGTTTGAGCAAGAGCAACGAGAAAAACGTAATCAGGATCGAGATCACTGGCGTGAAAGTCGTCACAGCGACAGCTCCACG CCCTCTAGCCGGTTTGATGAACTACCGGATGAATTTGATCCCATTGGGAGATTTCCAGGATCATTCGATGATGGTGATCCTCAAACCACAAACTTATATGTCGGCAATCTATCTCCTAAG GTCGATGAGAATTTTCTTTTGAGGACCTTTGGTCGGTTTGGACCTATTGCTAGTGTCAAGATTATGTGGCCTAGAACAGAAGAGGAACGCAGAAGGCAAAGAAATTGTGGTTTTGTTGCCTTCATGAATAGAGCAGATGGACAAGCAGCAAAGGATGAAATGCAAG GTGTTGTTGTGTATGACTATGAGCTGAAGATTGGATGGGGTAAATCTGTTGCTCTTCCATCACAGGCGTTGCCTGCCCCTCCTCCAGGACACATGGCAATCAGAAATAAGGAG GGTGGTACTATCATACTTTCTGGTCCTGGCGGTCCAGCTGTTGCATCTGTCACACCACAAACCTCAGAGCTG GTCCTTACACCAAACGTTCCTGATATTGTGGTTGCTCCACCGGATGATGGACGTCTTCGGCATGTGATTGACACAATGGCTCTGCATGTGCTTGATGGTGGATGTGCTTTTGAACAAGCAataatggagagagggagagaaaatcCTTTATTTGATTTCTTGTTTGATCTTAAATCAAAAGAGCACACATACTATGTTTGGAGGCTATACTCCTTTGCTCAG GGTGATACTTTACAACGATGGCGAACAGAACCATACATCATGATCACAGGAAGTGGAAG ATGGGTTCCACCTGCATTGTCATCCAATAGAAGCCCTGAACGTGAAAAGGAATCTACATTTGCTGCTGGTAGAAGTAGG CGTGTTGAAGTGGAGCGTACATTGACTGACTCACAGCGTGATGAATTTGAGGACATGCTACGATCCTTGACATTAGAGAGGAGTCAAATAAAGGAGGCCATGGGATTTGCCTTGGATAATGCTGATGCAGCTGGGGAG ATTGTTGAAGTTCTTACAGAATCCTTGACACTCAAGGAGACAACTATTCCAACCAAGGTTGCTCGACTTATGCTAGTGTCCGACATCCTTCATAACAGTAGTGCTCCTGTGAAGAATGCATCTGCATTCCGAACCAAGTTTGAAGCTTCTTTGCCAGATGTTATGGAGAGCTTCAATGACTTGTACCGCAGTATAACTGGAAGGATTACTGCTGAAGCTCTGAAG GAGAGGGTTATGAAAGTTCTACAGGTGTGGGCAGACTGGTTCTTGTTTTCTGATGCATATCTGAATGGGCTGAGGGCTACTTTTCTTAGATTAGGCAACTCTGGAGTTGTTCCGTTTCACTCGCTATGTGGTGATGCACctgaaattgaaaagaaagcTAGCTCTGAGGTTGGAAGTGATGGATTTAAGCTTAATGAAGATGGTGCCTTGGCCACAGGAAAGGCAGCAGCAACAAAGGAGCTATTAGGGCTTCCACTAGCTGAACTTGAGCGCCGTTGTAGACATAATGGCCTTTCACTATGCGGTGGTAAAGAGATGATGGTTGCCAGGCTGCTTAACTTGGAAGAGGCTGAGAAGGAACGAGTATATGAGAAAGATGTCGACATGAAATATGCACAGGGTGAACCGCATAGAACTGGAAGAGAGGACAGTGGTGTGAATGCTCGTAGCGCTTCAAGATTTGGAGAAGGTCCTAATGGTGATGAGTTAGATGTCTCTCGTAACAGTATGGGAGCTGGCCAAGGACGCTCTAGAGAGTCTGCTTCAGCTGAGCTAGAATCATTTCCAAGCAAGAAGCCAAAATACGATCCTGTTTTGCCAGCTTCTAAATGGAGTCGAGAGGATGACatcagtgatgatgaagatagaAAAGGTGGTCGAGGCTTGGGATTAAGCTATTCATCTGGAAGCGATACTGCTGGTGATCTTGGAAAGGTCGATACAACAGAAGTTAGTACTGATCATGCAAGTCATCATCCAGATACGATTGTTGATGAAGAGCATAG GCAGAAGCTGAGGCAGATTGAGATTTCTGTCATGCAGTACCGTGAATCTCTTGAGGAGCAGGGTTTGCGTAACATGGATGAGATTGAGAGGAAGGTTGCTAGCCATCGTAGGCGTCTTCAGTCTGAATATGGTTTATCCACTTCAACTTATGGTGCAAACAACAGGCGGTCTTCTG AAAGAACATCACTGGAGCGGAAAGAGAGGCATGACGAGGCACATGATTATCCTAGGAAGCGGCGTCGGAGTCAGAGTAGAAGCCGTAGTCCTTCAAGGAAGTCACAGGAGAGGGACCGAGAGCACAATCGAAACAGAGAGCGATCGCATGGTAATGATGTCGGGAGGGACAGGGTAAGTGAGAAGAGTGCGAGCCGAGGGCGGGATGATCACCACGACAGAAGCCGAGGCGGGGATAAGGACAGGAGGAAGGGAAGGTGA
- the LOC133918494 gene encoding probable protein phosphatase 2C 11 isoform X2 has product MGVYLSTPKTEKLSENGENDRLKFGLSSMQGWRASMEDAHSALLDLDSDTAFFGVFDGHGGRVVAKFCAKYLHSQVLKSEAYSAGDLGTAVHRAFFRMDEMMRGQRGWRELSALGDKINKFSGMIEGLIWSPRGSDKQQDDWALEEGPHSDFAGPTCGSTACVALIRNSQIVVANAGDSRCVISRGGQAYNLSRDHKPELAAERERILSAGGFIHMGRINGSLNLTRAIGDVEFKQNNFLPPEKQIVTANPDINVVELCDDDDFLVVACDGIWDCMSSQQLVDFIHEHINTDSSLSAVCERVLDRCLAPSTIGGEGCDNMTMILVQFKKPVNRNKKAEVAEQSAGNANGAEIRVAEDNGS; this is encoded by the exons ATGGGAGTTTACCTCAGCACTCCAAAAACCGAGAAGCTCTCTGAAAACGGGGAAAATGATAGACTTAAATTTGGTCTTTCATCTATGCAAGGATGGCGAGCAAGCATGGAAGATGCT CACTCTGCATTGCTAGATCTTGATAGCGATACAGCATTCTTTGGCGTTTTTGATGGCCATGGAG GAAGAGTGGTTGCCAAATTCTGTGCGAAATATCTGCACAGTCAAGTTCTCAAAAGTGAAGCCTATTCAGCTGGTGACCTAGGCACTGCTGTCCATAGAGCTTTCTTCAG AATGGATGAAATGATGCGAGGACAGAGAGGCTGGCGAGAACTATCTGCACTTGGAGATAAGATAAACAAGTTTAGTGGTATGATAGAAGGGTTGATTTGGTCTCCAAGGGGCAGTGATAAACAACAAGATGATTGGGCTTTAGAGGAG GGACCTCACTCTGATTTTGCTGGGCCGACATGTGGGAGTACAGCATGTGTAGCACTAATAAGAAATAGCCAAATTGTTGTGGCAAACGCTGGTGATTCCCGGTGTGTTATTTCAAGGGGTGGGCAG GCATACAATCTATCAAGGGACCACAAACCGGAGCTCGCAGCCGAGAGAGAAAGAATACTAAGTGCGGGGGGTTTCATCCATATGGGACGAATAAATGGAAGTTTAAACTTGACAAGAGCAATTG GAGATGTGGAATTTAAACAGAACAACTTCTTACCCCCTGAGAAGCAAATTGTGACAGCAAATCCTGACATTAACGTT GTGGAGCTTTGCGATGATGACGACTTTCTTGTTGTAGCATGTGATGGCATTTG GGACTGCATGTCAAGCCAACAGTTGGTGGATTTCATCCATGAGCATATAAACACA GATAGCAGTCTGTCTGCCGTGTGCGAAAGAGTGCTTGACAGATGCCTGGCTCCATCAACAATCGGTGGAGAAGGGTGCGATAACATGACCATGATCTTGGTGCAGTTCAAAAAGCCAGTCAACCGGAACAAAAAGGCCGAAGTGGCGGAGCAATCTGCCGGCAACGCAAATGGGGCTGAGATTCG CGTTGCCGAGGATAATGGTTCTTGA
- the LOC133918493 gene encoding protein RRC1-like isoform X1 yields MSSKKVPYHKHREAEEARKKREEDEAARVYAEFVESFKGDSSSGAKFVRGGVIDPNAKLKSDSEGGKSKDGGSVPKKGSRYVPSFLPPSFANEPEKKKEEERPKEKEKGKPRTIDKFMEELKFEQEQREKRNQDRDHWRESRHSDSSTPSSRFDELPDEFDPIGRFPGSFDDGDPQTTNLYVGNLSPKVDENFLLRTFGRFGPIASVKIMWPRTEEERRRQRNCGFVAFMNRADGQAAKDEMQGVVVYDYELKIGWGKSVALPSQALPAPPPGHMAIRNKEGGTIILSGPGGPAVASVTPQTSELVLTPNVPDIVVAPPDDGRLRHVIDTMALHVLDGGCAFEQAIMERGRENPLFDFLFDLKSKEHTYYVWRLYSFAQGDTLQRWRTEPYIMITGSGRWVPPALSSNRSPEREKESTFAAGRSRRVEVERTLTDSQRDEFEDMLRSLTLERSQIKEAMGFALDNADAAGEIVEVLTESLTLKETTIPTKVARLMLVSDILHNSSAPVKNASAFRTKFEASLPDVMESFNDLYRSITGRITAEALKERVMKVLQVWADWFLFSDAYLNGLRATFLRLGNSGVVPFHSLCGDAPEIEKKASSEVGSDGFKLNEDGALATGKAAATKELLGLPLAELERRCRHNGLSLCGGKEMMVARLLNLEEAEKERVYEKDVDMKYAQGEPHRTGREDSGVNARSASRFGEGPNGDELDVSRNSMGAGQGRSRESASAELESFPSKKPKYDPVLPASKWSREDDISDDEDRKGGRGLGLSYSSGSDTAGDLGKVDTTEVSTDHASHHPDTIVDEEHRQKLRQIEISVMQYRESLEEQGLRNMDEIERKVASHRRRLQSEYGLSTSTYGANNRRSSERTSLERKERHDEAHDYPRKRRRSQSRSRSPSRKSQERDREHNRNRERSHGNDVGRDRVSEKSASRGRDDHHDRSRGGDKDRRKGR; encoded by the exons ATGAGTTCGAAGAAGGTTCCGTACCACAAGCATCGGGAGGCTGAGGAGGCGAGGAAGAAG AGGGAGGAAGATGAAGCGGCACGCGTATATGCGGAATTTGTCGAGTCATTCAAGGGTGACAGCTCATCTGGGGCGAAGTTCGTCCGAGGTGGTGTGATCGACCCTAATGCAAAGCTGAAGTCTGACTCCGAAG GTGGAAAGTCCAAAGATGGGGGGTCTGTTCCAAAGAAGGGCAGTAG GtatgttccatctttcttgccaCCATCATTTGCGAATGAGCCTGAGAAAAAG aaggaagaggagaggccaaaggaaaaggaaaaaggaaagccACGAACAATAGATaagttcatggaggaactcaaGTTTGAGCAAGAGCAACGAGAAAAACGTAATCAGGATCGAGATCACTGGCGTGAAAGTCGTCACAGCGACAGCTCCACG CCCTCTAGCCGGTTTGATGAACTACCGGATGAATTTGATCCCATTGGGAGATTTCCAGGATCATTCGATGATGGTGATCCTCAAACCACAAACTTATATGTCGGCAATCTATCTCCTAAG GTCGATGAGAATTTTCTTTTGAGGACCTTTGGTCGGTTTGGACCTATTGCTAGTGTCAAGATTATGTGGCCTAGAACAGAAGAGGAACGCAGAAGGCAAAGAAATTGTGGTTTTGTTGCCTTCATGAATAGAGCAGATGGACAAGCAGCAAAGGATGAAATGCAAG GTGTTGTTGTGTATGACTATGAGCTGAAGATTGGATGGGGTAAATCTGTTGCTCTTCCATCACAGGCGTTGCCTGCCCCTCCTCCAGGACACATGGCAATCAGAAATAAGGAG GGTGGTACTATCATACTTTCTGGTCCTGGCGGTCCAGCTGTTGCATCTGTCACACCACAAACCTCAGAGCTG GTCCTTACACCAAACGTTCCTGATATTGTGGTTGCTCCACCGGATGATGGACGTCTTCGGCATGTGATTGACACAATGGCTCTGCATGTGCTTGATGGTGGATGTGCTTTTGAACAAGCAataatggagagagggagagaaaatcCTTTATTTGATTTCTTGTTTGATCTTAAATCAAAAGAGCACACATACTATGTTTGGAGGCTATACTCCTTTGCTCAG GGTGATACTTTACAACGATGGCGAACAGAACCATACATCATGATCACAGGAAGTGGAAG ATGGGTTCCACCTGCATTGTCATCCAATAGAAGCCCTGAACGTGAAAAGGAATCTACATTTGCTGCTGGTAGAAGTAGG CGTGTTGAAGTGGAGCGTACATTGACTGACTCACAGCGTGATGAATTTGAGGACATGCTACGATCCTTGACATTAGAGAGGAGTCAAATAAAGGAGGCCATGGGATTTGCCTTGGATAATGCTGATGCAGCTGGGGAG ATTGTTGAAGTTCTTACAGAATCCTTGACACTCAAGGAGACAACTATTCCAACCAAGGTTGCTCGACTTATGCTAGTGTCCGACATCCTTCATAACAGTAGTGCTCCTGTGAAGAATGCATCTGCATTCCGAACCAAGTTTGAAGCTTCTTTGCCAGATGTTATGGAGAGCTTCAATGACTTGTACCGCAGTATAACTGGAAGGATTACTGCTGAAGCTCTGAAG GAGAGGGTTATGAAAGTTCTACAGGTGTGGGCAGACTGGTTCTTGTTTTCTGATGCATATCTGAATGGGCTGAGGGCTACTTTTCTTAGATTAGGCAACTCTGGAGTTGTTCCGTTTCACTCGCTATGTGGTGATGCACctgaaattgaaaagaaagcTAGCTCTGAGGTTGGAAGTGATGGATTTAAGCTTAATGAAGATGGTGCCTTGGCCACAGGAAAGGCAGCAGCAACAAAGGAGCTATTAGGGCTTCCACTAGCTGAACTTGAGCGCCGTTGTAGACATAATGGCCTTTCACTATGCGGTGGTAAAGAGATGATGGTTGCCAGGCTGCTTAACTTGGAAGAGGCTGAGAAGGAACGAGTATATGAGAAAGATGTCGACATGAAATATGCACAGGGTGAACCGCATAGAACTGGAAGAGAGGACAGTGGTGTGAATGCTCGTAGCGCTTCAAGATTTGGAGAAGGTCCTAATGGTGATGAGTTAGATGTCTCTCGTAACAGTATGGGAGCTGGCCAAGGACGCTCTAGAGAGTCTGCTTCAGCTGAGCTAGAATCATTTCCAAGCAAGAAGCCAAAATACGATCCTGTTTTGCCAGCTTCTAAATGGAGTCGAGAGGATGACatcagtgatgatgaagatagaAAAGGTGGTCGAGGCTTGGGATTAAGCTATTCATCTGGAAGCGATACTGCTGGTGATCTTGGAAAGGTCGATACAACAGAAGTTAGTACTGATCATGCAAGTCATCATCCAGATACGATTGTTGATGAAGAGCATAG GCAGAAGCTGAGGCAGATTGAGATTTCTGTCATGCAGTACCGTGAATCTCTTGAGGAGCAGGGTTTGCGTAACATGGATGAGATTGAGAGGAAGGTTGCTAGCCATCGTAGGCGTCTTCAGTCTGAATATGGTTTATCCACTTCAACTTATGGTGCAAACAACAGGCGGTCTTCTG AAAGAACATCACTGGAGCGGAAAGAGAGGCATGACGAGGCACATGATTATCCTAGGAAGCGGCGTCGGAGTCAGAGTAGAAGCCGTAGTCCTTCAAGGAAGTCACAGGAGAGGGACCGAGAGCACAATCGAAACAGAGAGCGATCGCATGGTAATGATGTCGGGAGGGACAGGGTAAGTGAGAAGAGTGCGAGCCGAGGGCGGGATGATCACCACGACAGAAGCCGAGGCGGGGATAAGGACAGGAGGAAGGGAAGGTGA